A part of Clostridium novyi genomic DNA contains:
- a CDS encoding magnesium transporter CorA family protein gives MKIIDILNGFIRADDEWKVGKSNYWILANKEELNNIQNKIVFEDQNLDFNNVQDNSTSKIVFFDGYMFLRLNILAYRNEIIKSRELDIYLGKDYIVTIYNNKITVIRELIEDIANLKNCFILKKNPKPAMVLYYILDRIIVKNYEIMGIIEEKADKIEMEILEKPSRHHADDLIHLRRQLYRIRKFLNPMRYIGDSLVSNDNSIIEEKDIKYFKNINIKINKLMNNLESLVQNLALVREAFESEISNKTNEFMKVFTIITSIFLPLELISGVQGMNFKNMPFSKSIYGYYYTILLMIIVTCILIIVFKIKKWL, from the coding sequence TTGAAAATTATAGATATTTTAAATGGATTTATTAGAGCTGATGATGAATGGAAGGTAGGAAAAAGTAATTATTGGATATTGGCAAATAAGGAAGAATTAAATAATATTCAAAATAAAATAGTTTTTGAAGATCAAAATTTAGATTTTAATAATGTTCAAGATAATAGTACATCAAAGATAGTATTTTTTGATGGATATATGTTTTTAAGGTTAAATATATTAGCTTATCGAAATGAAATTATTAAAAGTAGAGAATTAGATATATACTTAGGAAAGGATTATATAGTAACTATATATAATAATAAAATTACAGTTATTAGAGAGCTTATTGAAGATATTGCAAACTTAAAAAATTGTTTTATATTAAAGAAAAATCCTAAACCTGCTATGGTTTTATATTATATTCTAGACAGGATAATAGTTAAAAATTATGAAATAATGGGGATTATAGAAGAAAAAGCAGATAAAATAGAAATGGAAATATTAGAAAAACCATCAAGACATCATGCAGATGATTTAATCCATTTAAGAAGACAACTTTATAGAATACGAAAGTTTTTAAATCCTATGAGATATATAGGTGATAGTTTAGTAAGTAATGATAATTCTATAATTGAAGAAAAGGATATAAAGTATTTTAAGAATATTAATATAAAGATAAATAAGCTTATGAACAATCTTGAAAGTTTAGTTCAAAATTTAGCATTAGTAAGAGAGGCATTTGAATCGGAAATATCAAATAAAACTAATGAATTTATGAAGGTATTTACTATAATTACAAGTATATTTCTTCCACTTGAATTAATAAGTGGAGTACAAGGAATGAATTTTAAAAATATGCCTTTTAGTAAATCTATTTATGGATATTATTATACAATATTACTAATGATAATAGTTACATGTATTCTTATAATTGTTTTTAAAATAAAAAAATGGCTATAA
- a CDS encoding 5-formyltetrahydrofolate cyclo-ligase, with protein MKDKDRIRKIIKNKRSSLNKIDKEIKDENIFNKVIESKIYKKSKAIFIYVSFNGEVDTHRIIKYSLNNGKIVCVPKVISNSKYMNAVKINSFDELIKGTYGILEPKDSCELVDKKDIDLVLVPGMAFDKEGRRIGYGGGFYDVFLRKIEDKVPKVALAYRFQILNSIPYEEHDISVDRIISD; from the coding sequence GTGAAAGACAAGGATAGAATTAGAAAAATAATAAAAAATAAGAGAAGTTCATTAAATAAAATAGATAAAGAAATTAAAGATGAAAATATATTTAATAAAGTAATTGAAAGTAAAATTTATAAAAAGTCAAAGGCAATATTTATTTATGTAAGTTTTAATGGGGAAGTTGATACTCATAGAATTATAAAGTATTCATTAAATAATGGTAAAATAGTATGTGTTCCTAAGGTTATATCTAATAGTAAATATATGAATGCTGTTAAAATAAATTCATTTGATGAATTAATAAAAGGAACATATGGAATTTTAGAACCTAAGGATTCATGTGAGTTAGTAGATAAAAAGGATATAGATTTAGTTTTAGTTCCAGGTATGGCATTTGATAAAGAAGGAAGAAGAATAGGATATGGTGGAGGATTTTATGATGTTTTTTTAAGAAAAATTGAGGATAAAGTTCCTAAAGTAGCATTAGCATATAGATTTCAAATTTTAAACAGTATTCCTTATGAAGAACATGATATTAGTGTAGATAGAATAATAAGTGATTAA
- the hprK gene encoding HPr(Ser) kinase/phosphatase, with product MKITVEDIIKDLELEILVEGEENTEIKTSDINRPGLQFAGFYSYFANSRVQVIGNAEWSFLKNMPIELTKKRMKKFFQFDTPCIIIARDLEPHPLLIKNAKLNRRWVLRSKFLTTKVITKLMNYLDVKLAPETRMHGVLVDVYGIGILITGESGIGKSETALELIKRGHRLVADDAVDIKEIDGVLRGTSPYITSGMLEVRGMGIIDIPSLYGLSSVLQRKTIHLVIYLEQWKSDRNYDRLGIDDEFLEILNVPVKKLTVPIRPGRNLAVIIEAAAANYRYNLMSEVSPVETINNRMEQVMNGERQG from the coding sequence ATGAAAATAACTGTTGAAGATATAATAAAAGATTTAGAATTGGAAATTTTAGTTGAAGGAGAAGAAAATACAGAAATAAAAACCAGCGATATTAATAGACCAGGACTACAATTTGCAGGTTTTTATAGTTATTTTGCCAATTCAAGGGTTCAAGTTATAGGAAATGCAGAATGGAGTTTTCTTAAAAACATGCCTATAGAACTTACTAAAAAAAGAATGAAGAAATTTTTTCAGTTTGATACGCCATGTATAATTATTGCAAGAGATTTAGAACCACATCCTTTACTTATAAAAAATGCAAAATTAAATAGGAGGTGGGTTCTTAGAAGCAAGTTTTTAACTACAAAGGTAATAACAAAATTAATGAATTATTTAGACGTAAAATTAGCTCCCGAAACTAGAATGCATGGAGTTTTAGTAGATGTTTATGGAATAGGGATTTTGATAACTGGTGAAAGTGGTATAGGTAAAAGTGAAACAGCTTTAGAACTTATTAAAAGGGGACACAGATTAGTGGCTGATGATGCAGTTGATATAAAAGAAATAGATGGGGTTTTAAGAGGTACATCTCCTTATATAACATCTGGAATGCTTGAAGTTAGGGGTATGGGTATAATAGATATACCATCACTTTATGGATTAAGTTCTGTATTACAAAGAAAAACTATTCATCTAGTTATATATTTAGAACAATGGAAATCAGATAGAAACTATGATAGATTGGGAATAGATGATGAATTTTTAGAAATACTTAATGTACCAGTTAAGAAACTAACTGTACCAATAAGACCAGGTAGAAATTTAGCTGTTATAATCGAAGCGGCCGCAGCTAACTATAGATATAATTTGATGTCAGAAGTGTCACCAGTTGAAACTATAAATAATAGAATGGAACAGGTGATGAATGGTGAAAGACAAGGATAG
- the glpX gene encoding class II fructose-bisphosphatase, whose protein sequence is MKNLDVSMGLVRVTEAAALNGAKLMGRGDKNAADQAAVDGMEKAFNMMPIRGRVVIGEGEMDEAPMLYIGQNVGVGEENMPEMDIAVDPIDGTVLIAKGLPNSIAVVAMGPKGSLLHAPDMYMQKIAVGPGAKGAIDINKSPKENIINVAKALNKDIEDLTVIVQERERHNYIVEQAREVGARVKLFAEGDVAAILACGFENTGIDLMIGTGGAPEGVIAAAAIKCMGGEIQAKLEPHTDEERERCKLMGIEDVEKVLTMDELVMSDDVHFAATALTDSDLLKGVVFSKGDMATTHSVVMRSKTRTIRFVEAVHCAEKSCLL, encoded by the coding sequence ATGAAGAATTTAGACGTATCTATGGGATTGGTTAGAGTAACAGAAGCAGCTGCATTAAATGGAGCCAAGCTTATGGGAAGAGGAGATAAAAATGCTGCTGATCAAGCTGCTGTAGATGGAATGGAAAAAGCTTTTAATATGATGCCAATAAGAGGACGTGTAGTTATAGGAGAAGGTGAAATGGATGAAGCTCCTATGCTTTATATTGGACAAAATGTAGGGGTTGGAGAAGAAAATATGCCTGAAATGGATATAGCGGTTGATCCTATAGATGGTACGGTACTAATTGCTAAAGGATTACCAAATTCTATCGCTGTAGTAGCTATGGGGCCAAAGGGAAGCTTATTACATGCTCCAGATATGTATATGCAAAAAATAGCAGTTGGACCAGGAGCAAAGGGAGCAATAGATATAAATAAATCACCTAAAGAAAATATTATAAATGTTGCTAAAGCTCTAAATAAAGATATAGAAGATTTAACAGTAATAGTTCAAGAAAGAGAAAGACATAATTATATAGTTGAACAAGCTAGAGAAGTTGGTGCAAGAGTTAAACTATTTGCAGAAGGAGACGTAGCAGCAATACTTGCATGTGGTTTTGAAAACACGGGAATAGATTTAATGATAGGAACAGGAGGAGCACCAGAGGGAGTAATAGCAGCCGCAGCAATTAAATGCATGGGTGGAGAAATACAAGCAAAATTAGAACCTCATACAGATGAGGAAAGAGAAAGATGCAAATTAATGGGTATAGAAGATGTAGAAAAAGTTTTAACAATGGATGAGTTAGTTATGAGTGATGATGTACATTTTGCTGCAACAGCACTTACAGACAGTGATTTATTAAAAGGTGTTGTTTTTTCAAAAGGTGATATGGCAACTACACATTCCGTAGTAATGAGATCTAAGACAAGAACTATAAGATTTGTTGAAGCTGTTCATTGTGCTGAAAAAAGTTGCCTTTTATAA